From Pongo pygmaeus isolate AG05252 chromosome 1, NHGRI_mPonPyg2-v2.0_pri, whole genome shotgun sequence, one genomic window encodes:
- the SLC6A9 gene encoding sodium- and chloride-dependent glycine transporter 1 isoform X4 — protein sequence MFPYFIMLIFCGIPLFFMELSFGQFASQGCLGVWRISPMFKGVGYGMMVVSTYIGIYYNVVICIAFYYFFSSMTPVLPWAYCNNPWNTRDCASVLDASNLTNGSRPAALPSNLSHLLNHSLQRTSPSEEYWRLYVLKLSDDIGNFGEVRLPLLGCLGVSWVVVFLCLIRGVKSSGKVVYFTATFPYVVLTILFVRGVTLEGAFNGIMYYLTPQWDKILEAKVWGDAASQIFYSLGCAWGGLITMASYNKFHNNCYRDSVIISITNCATSVYAGFVIFSILGFMANHLGVDVSRVADHGPGLAFVAYPEALTLLPISPLWSLLFFFMLILLGLGTQFCLLETLVTAIVDEVGNEWILQKKTYVTLGVAVAGFLLGIPLTSQAGIYWLLLMDNYAASFSLVVISCIMCVAIMYIYGHRNYFQDIQMMLGFPPPLFFQICWRFVSPAIIFFILVFTVIQYQPITYNHYQYPGWAVAIGFLMALSSVLCIPLYAMFRLCRTDGDTLLQRLKNATKPSRDWGPALLEHRTGRYAPTIAPSPEDGFEVQPLHPDKAQIPIVGSNGSSRLQDSRI from the exons ATGTTCCCCTACTTCATCATGCTCATCTTCTGCGGGATCCCCCTCTTCTTCATGGAGCTCTCCTTCGGCCAGTTTGCGAGCCAGGGGTGCCTGGGGGTCTGGAGGATCAGCCCCATGTTCAAAG GCGTGGGCTATGGTATGATGGTGGTGTCCACCTACATCGGCATCTACTACAATGTGGTCATCTGCATCGCCTTCTACTACTTCTTCTCGTCCATGACGCCCGTGCTGCCCTGGGCTTACTGCAATAACCCCTGGAACACGCGTGACTGCGCCAGTGTGCTAGACGCCTCCAACCTCACCAATGGCTCTCGGCCAGCCGCCTTGCCCAGCAACCTCTCCCACCTGCTCAACCACAGCCTCCAGAGGACCAGCCCCAGCGAGGAGTACTGGAG GCTGTACGTGCTGAAGCTGTCAGACGACATCGGGAACTTTGGGGAGGTGCGGCTGCCCCTCCTTGGCTGCCTCGGTGTCTCCTGGGTGGTCGTCTTCCTCTGCCTCATCCGAGGGGTCAAGTCTTCAGGGAAA GTGGTGTACTTCACGGCCACGTTCCCCTATGTGGTGCTGACCATTCTCTTTGTCCGTGGAGTGACCCTGGAGGGAGCCTTCAACGGCATCATGTACTACCTAACCCCGCAGTGGGACAAGAtcctggaggccaag GTGTGGGGTGATGCTGCCTCCCAGATCTTCTACTCACTGGGCTGCGCATGGGGAGGCCTCATCACCATGGCTTCCTACAACAAGTTCCACAATAACTGTTACCG GGACAGTGTCATCATCAGCATCACCAACTGTGCCACCAGCGTCTATGCTGGCTTCGTCATCTTCTCCATCCTCGGCTTCATGGCCAATCACCTGGGCGTGGATGTGTCCCGCGTGGCAGACCATGGCCCTGGCCTGGCCTTCGTGGCTTACCCCGAGGCCCTCACACTACTTCCCATCTCCCCGCTGTGGTCTCTGCTCTTCTTCTTCATGCTTATCCTGCTGGGGCTGGGCACTCAG TTCTGCCTCCTGGAGACGCTGGTCACAGCCATTGTGGATGAGGTGGGGAATGAGTGGATCCTGCAGAAAAAgacctatgtgaccttgggcgTGGCTGTGGCTGGCTTCCTGCTGGGCATCCCCCTCACCAGCCAG GCAGGCATCTACTGGCTGCTGCTGATGGACAACTATGCGGCCAGCTTCTCCTTGGTGGTCATCTCCTGCATCATGTGTGTGGCCATCATGTACATCTATG GGCACCGGAACTACTTCCAGGACATCCAGATGATGCTGGGATTCCCACCGCCCCTCTTCTTTCAGATCTGCTGGCGCTTCGTCTCTCCCGCCATCATCTTT TTTATTCTAGTTTTCACTGTGATCCAGTACCAGCCGATCACCTACAACCACTACCAGTACCCAGGCTGGGCCGTGGCCATTGGCTTCCTCATGGCTCTGTCCTCCGTCCTCTGCATCCCCCTCTACGCCATGTTCCGGCTCTGCCGCACAGACGGGGACACCCTCCTCCAG CGTTTGAAAAATGCCACAAAGCCAAGCAGAGACTGgggccctgccctcctggagcacCGGACAGGGCGCTACGCCCCCACCATAGCCCCCTCTCCTGAGGACGGCTTCGAGgtccagccactgcacccggacaaGGCCCAGATCCCCATTGTGGGCAGTAACGGCTCCAGCCGCCTCCAGGACTCCCGGATATGA
- the SLC6A9 gene encoding sodium- and chloride-dependent glycine transporter 1 isoform X3, protein MDLWAPLPQNRMVLCPARPPRGTRTSNGATGATRSSAFMFPYFIMLIFCGIPLFFMELSFGQFASQGCLGVWRISPMFKGVGYGMMVVSTYIGIYYNVVICIAFYYFFSSMTPVLPWAYCNNPWNTRDCASVLDASNLTNGSRPAALPSNLSHLLNHSLQRTSPSEEYWRLYVLKLSDDIGNFGEVRLPLLGCLGVSWVVVFLCLIRGVKSSGKVVYFTATFPYVVLTILFVRGVTLEGAFNGIMYYLTPQWDKILEAKVWGDAASQIFYSLGCAWGGLITMASYNKFHNNCYRDSVIISITNCATSVYAGFVIFSILGFMANHLGVDVSRVADHGPGLAFVAYPEALTLLPISPLWSLLFFFMLILLGLGTQFCLLETLVTAIVDEVGNEWILQKKTYVTLGVAVAGFLLGIPLTSQAGIYWLLLMDNYAASFSLVVISCIMCVAIMYIYGHRNYFQDIQMMLGFPPPLFFQICWRFVSPAIIFFILVFTVIQYQPITYNHYQYPGWAVAIGFLMALSSVLCIPLYAMFRLCRTDGDTLLQRLKNATKPSRDWGPALLEHRTGRYAPTIAPSPEDGFEVQPLHPDKAQIPIVGSNGSSRLQDSRI, encoded by the exons ATGGACCTGTGGGCCCCTCTTCCCCAGAACAG AATGGTGCTGTGCCCAGCGAGGCCACCAAGAGGGACCAGAACCTCAAACGGGGCAACTGGGGCAACCAGATCGA GCGCCTTCATGTTCCCCTACTTCATCATGCTCATCTTCTGCGGGATCCCCCTCTTCTTCATGGAGCTCTCCTTCGGCCAGTTTGCGAGCCAGGGGTGCCTGGGGGTCTGGAGGATCAGCCCCATGTTCAAAG GCGTGGGCTATGGTATGATGGTGGTGTCCACCTACATCGGCATCTACTACAATGTGGTCATCTGCATCGCCTTCTACTACTTCTTCTCGTCCATGACGCCCGTGCTGCCCTGGGCTTACTGCAATAACCCCTGGAACACGCGTGACTGCGCCAGTGTGCTAGACGCCTCCAACCTCACCAATGGCTCTCGGCCAGCCGCCTTGCCCAGCAACCTCTCCCACCTGCTCAACCACAGCCTCCAGAGGACCAGCCCCAGCGAGGAGTACTGGAG GCTGTACGTGCTGAAGCTGTCAGACGACATCGGGAACTTTGGGGAGGTGCGGCTGCCCCTCCTTGGCTGCCTCGGTGTCTCCTGGGTGGTCGTCTTCCTCTGCCTCATCCGAGGGGTCAAGTCTTCAGGGAAA GTGGTGTACTTCACGGCCACGTTCCCCTATGTGGTGCTGACCATTCTCTTTGTCCGTGGAGTGACCCTGGAGGGAGCCTTCAACGGCATCATGTACTACCTAACCCCGCAGTGGGACAAGAtcctggaggccaag GTGTGGGGTGATGCTGCCTCCCAGATCTTCTACTCACTGGGCTGCGCATGGGGAGGCCTCATCACCATGGCTTCCTACAACAAGTTCCACAATAACTGTTACCG GGACAGTGTCATCATCAGCATCACCAACTGTGCCACCAGCGTCTATGCTGGCTTCGTCATCTTCTCCATCCTCGGCTTCATGGCCAATCACCTGGGCGTGGATGTGTCCCGCGTGGCAGACCATGGCCCTGGCCTGGCCTTCGTGGCTTACCCCGAGGCCCTCACACTACTTCCCATCTCCCCGCTGTGGTCTCTGCTCTTCTTCTTCATGCTTATCCTGCTGGGGCTGGGCACTCAG TTCTGCCTCCTGGAGACGCTGGTCACAGCCATTGTGGATGAGGTGGGGAATGAGTGGATCCTGCAGAAAAAgacctatgtgaccttgggcgTGGCTGTGGCTGGCTTCCTGCTGGGCATCCCCCTCACCAGCCAG GCAGGCATCTACTGGCTGCTGCTGATGGACAACTATGCGGCCAGCTTCTCCTTGGTGGTCATCTCCTGCATCATGTGTGTGGCCATCATGTACATCTATG GGCACCGGAACTACTTCCAGGACATCCAGATGATGCTGGGATTCCCACCGCCCCTCTTCTTTCAGATCTGCTGGCGCTTCGTCTCTCCCGCCATCATCTTT TTTATTCTAGTTTTCACTGTGATCCAGTACCAGCCGATCACCTACAACCACTACCAGTACCCAGGCTGGGCCGTGGCCATTGGCTTCCTCATGGCTCTGTCCTCCGTCCTCTGCATCCCCCTCTACGCCATGTTCCGGCTCTGCCGCACAGACGGGGACACCCTCCTCCAG CGTTTGAAAAATGCCACAAAGCCAAGCAGAGACTGgggccctgccctcctggagcacCGGACAGGGCGCTACGCCCCCACCATAGCCCCCTCTCCTGAGGACGGCTTCGAGgtccagccactgcacccggacaaGGCCCAGATCCCCATTGTGGGCAGTAACGGCTCCAGCCGCCTCCAGGACTCCCGGATATGA
- the SLC6A9 gene encoding sodium- and chloride-dependent glycine transporter 1 isoform X6 has translation MMVVSTYIGIYYNVVICIAFYYFFSSMTPVLPWAYCNNPWNTRDCASVLDASNLTNGSRPAALPSNLSHLLNHSLQRTSPSEEYWRLYVLKLSDDIGNFGEVRLPLLGCLGVSWVVVFLCLIRGVKSSGKVVYFTATFPYVVLTILFVRGVTLEGAFNGIMYYLTPQWDKILEAKVWGDAASQIFYSLGCAWGGLITMASYNKFHNNCYRDSVIISITNCATSVYAGFVIFSILGFMANHLGVDVSRVADHGPGLAFVAYPEALTLLPISPLWSLLFFFMLILLGLGTQFCLLETLVTAIVDEVGNEWILQKKTYVTLGVAVAGFLLGIPLTSQAGIYWLLLMDNYAASFSLVVISCIMCVAIMYIYGHRNYFQDIQMMLGFPPPLFFQICWRFVSPAIIFFILVFTVIQYQPITYNHYQYPGWAVAIGFLMALSSVLCIPLYAMFRLCRTDGDTLLQRLKNATKPSRDWGPALLEHRTGRYAPTIAPSPEDGFEVQPLHPDKAQIPIVGSNGSSRLQDSRI, from the exons ATGATGGTGGTGTCCACCTACATCGGCATCTACTACAATGTGGTCATCTGCATCGCCTTCTACTACTTCTTCTCGTCCATGACGCCCGTGCTGCCCTGGGCTTACTGCAATAACCCCTGGAACACGCGTGACTGCGCCAGTGTGCTAGACGCCTCCAACCTCACCAATGGCTCTCGGCCAGCCGCCTTGCCCAGCAACCTCTCCCACCTGCTCAACCACAGCCTCCAGAGGACCAGCCCCAGCGAGGAGTACTGGAG GCTGTACGTGCTGAAGCTGTCAGACGACATCGGGAACTTTGGGGAGGTGCGGCTGCCCCTCCTTGGCTGCCTCGGTGTCTCCTGGGTGGTCGTCTTCCTCTGCCTCATCCGAGGGGTCAAGTCTTCAGGGAAA GTGGTGTACTTCACGGCCACGTTCCCCTATGTGGTGCTGACCATTCTCTTTGTCCGTGGAGTGACCCTGGAGGGAGCCTTCAACGGCATCATGTACTACCTAACCCCGCAGTGGGACAAGAtcctggaggccaag GTGTGGGGTGATGCTGCCTCCCAGATCTTCTACTCACTGGGCTGCGCATGGGGAGGCCTCATCACCATGGCTTCCTACAACAAGTTCCACAATAACTGTTACCG GGACAGTGTCATCATCAGCATCACCAACTGTGCCACCAGCGTCTATGCTGGCTTCGTCATCTTCTCCATCCTCGGCTTCATGGCCAATCACCTGGGCGTGGATGTGTCCCGCGTGGCAGACCATGGCCCTGGCCTGGCCTTCGTGGCTTACCCCGAGGCCCTCACACTACTTCCCATCTCCCCGCTGTGGTCTCTGCTCTTCTTCTTCATGCTTATCCTGCTGGGGCTGGGCACTCAG TTCTGCCTCCTGGAGACGCTGGTCACAGCCATTGTGGATGAGGTGGGGAATGAGTGGATCCTGCAGAAAAAgacctatgtgaccttgggcgTGGCTGTGGCTGGCTTCCTGCTGGGCATCCCCCTCACCAGCCAG GCAGGCATCTACTGGCTGCTGCTGATGGACAACTATGCGGCCAGCTTCTCCTTGGTGGTCATCTCCTGCATCATGTGTGTGGCCATCATGTACATCTATG GGCACCGGAACTACTTCCAGGACATCCAGATGATGCTGGGATTCCCACCGCCCCTCTTCTTTCAGATCTGCTGGCGCTTCGTCTCTCCCGCCATCATCTTT TTTATTCTAGTTTTCACTGTGATCCAGTACCAGCCGATCACCTACAACCACTACCAGTACCCAGGCTGGGCCGTGGCCATTGGCTTCCTCATGGCTCTGTCCTCCGTCCTCTGCATCCCCCTCTACGCCATGTTCCGGCTCTGCCGCACAGACGGGGACACCCTCCTCCAG CGTTTGAAAAATGCCACAAAGCCAAGCAGAGACTGgggccctgccctcctggagcacCGGACAGGGCGCTACGCCCCCACCATAGCCCCCTCTCCTGAGGACGGCTTCGAGgtccagccactgcacccggacaaGGCCCAGATCCCCATTGTGGGCAGTAACGGCTCCAGCCGCCTCCAGGACTCCCGGATATGA